The DNA region TGATGTTTTTAAAAGTAATTTTTCAGACTTGTAAATTTGTATCCCACAGAGATATAAAAACCGGATATATCAATCTCCGGTGTATTACCGATCCAGACAGCTTCATAATCGGGTTCATCCTCTTCACCAAGATTATTCCAGCTGCTCGAGCCGGAATCAAACCTATAACCTAATTCAAATGATAAGTCTCTGCCGCCGGATTTGAAATAATCAATATTTAAGCCTAATATCGAAGAAACAGAAGCTGAGTTGACTAATGCGCCTGCATCATCCCTTTTGAAAAAGAACAAACCGCCGAATCCCCCAAAAATTCTTACCGAAAATAATCTTTTATTGATAATTTTCAGACTCGGTCCGATATCAACGCCAATACCGTTATCTACCTCATCCCTTGAATCTTTTCCTCTTATAAACCTAATACCAAGTCGCCCTGACATCCTGTTAAACGGTAGAAATTCAGGTACTATATTCAATGCCCAGGTGCCTGTATTGAATTGTGTGAAATAAAAAGCGCTGGCAATTATGGGGCGATGAAACTCAATCGCTTTGTACCCTGATTTTATCGGTTTCCAAACTTTTATAGGTTTAGCCAGGTTACCTTCATCAAGAAGCTCAGACGCTTCAACAAAAGCCACTCTTTCCCCCTCAAAAGTATAGGTCTTACCTCTTACGTTCAGGTTCTTCGTTTCACTGATAATCTCGAATAATGTACCTTTTTTAACTCCAATCTCGTATCCGGCGGGAATAAATATCCTACCATCCGGTAAAACTTCAACGCCGGCTGTTAATAGATAAAAGTTTTTCATCTCTATGACGGCTCTTCTCTTAAATTTATTTATTGTCTTATTCTTAGATTTTCCTCTGTTGCCACCGGTATGACTCACGCTTATGGTGACTGATTGTTGGGTAATACCTGTTTCTATATCTATTTTATTTATATTAACCGTTAATGAGGTTTGAATGTTATTGGGATATTGCTCTTTCCCATGATCTTCATGACTGACAATTGCTCTGACAATGCCTCCAAATATTGAGCCTATGATTGAATGGTCGTCATCCTCATCGCTATCATCATTATCATTATCTTTCTTAGGCACTCCCTTTTGCGAAAAATGAGATATAGTTACTAATATACCATCTTGCGCCGCTGAGATATTACCGATTTCTGTTATCATTGATTCATTAATCAGGCCGCTCAGCTGAAGTTTCTGCTCTTTCACAATAGATTCAATGTTATTCCGGTCTATAACCTCAAATCTACCAAGGTTTGTTGCTATATCAGCAATATATCCCGTTATCTCTTCTTCTATCGAATGCTCTCCAAACTTACCTATTTTAGCCGGTAGAATAAGTATTTTTACCTTTTCAGGGCTTTTGAGTTCTACATTTTCTTCTGCTTGCGCTTTCAATTCAGCATATGATAAGGGGGAAATAATTAGCGTGAATATCACTAATCCAATCAGTCTTTTAAGCATAGGCGGCCACCGGAACTACAGCTTTTCGATCACGGATGTGAGTTCTTTCAGCAATTCTTTTTTAAACTTGGTCGTGCCGTTCATAATGGCTTTGTTCAGAGCCAAACTCTCGCTTAATCCGGCGCCTTTGACACGATTCATTACATTGCTGAAAATAACTTCATTTTTTTGATTATCTTTTAAGGTGAAAGTATAGCTTATATAAGAAAAATAAATTCCATATTCATTAGCAGGCAGTGATTCTGATATCCCTTTGACCTCCAAACTGAAATTGCTCCTGGCAGAATTATCCGTAAAAGCTATTCCGAGACTTTTCGTCAATCCGTCACGAACTGATTCTTTTATGATATTAACGGCATCCTTTGGAACATTGCTGCCAAATTCATAAGTGTCAGTCATTAGAATATTGGCTACATCTATCTTGAAAGTAACTGAAGGATTTGGGAGATTGCTTAAAGATTTCAATATAATATTTTCTAATTCTTTATCTTCCGTCGAACCGCTGACAATTTTTCCTAAATCTATTTTTGCAATCACATACTGTACATCCTTTTCATCGGTAAGTCTGTACACAGTTGACCGAGCTATATTATCATTCCTGGCAATGACGGCGGTTTGCAAGTCCATTTTTATATCAACCGGTTGAAATGCCACCGGAATTCCTGAAGTTGAAGGTGACATATTCGTACCTTCATAATCCAAAATAACTTTTAACGGAGTCGAAAGCGACCGCTGAAATTGACCCTCAATAACTGCATCATTTAACTTAGTCAACTTTAATCCGTGCAATACTTCTTCGATACTCTGCGTTAATGCGTTGCTTAAAACTATTGGCTGACCGTCATAATTCACTTTTAAGGGCTCATTCAGATATTCAATAATATTAGCGTAGCCTTCAATAAACGAACTTAACGCAGAGCCTATCATACCGGCTGATAACGATTCGTTTCCCCTTTGATAATTCGATTTCGCTAAATTCTTCGCATTCTCCTTTTTGATTCGCGCTTTTTCTCTTAATAGCCGTTTGGATAATCGAACATAAACCCAATACCCTTCTTTTTTCGCTTTCTTAGTCCATGTATCGACAATTTCAACGTCTTCAAGAACCATATCAACGCTGCTTTTAACGTGATAGTTCATTATATCTGTTGAAATTTCGCTGCTCTCTGTTACTATATTTTCTGTGCTGCTTTCAATCTGAACTCTCAAAGAAGCAGCAAGATTATTATGAGCGTTTTCTGTTGCTCTCCGCAAATCCTCTTCAATATTTCCGGTATAATTTGCGATACCGATGCCGATATAATAGTCTGATGAACGCGGAGGATTTCTTACCCAAGCGGGCTTATTATCTGCTATTGAATTAGAATAATTACTGCTACAGCCGAAAGCCGACATAATGAAAAGTATAAGCAAACTATTCATTAGAGATAGTTTAATTTTATTCAATAATTTCACCCGCTTCAGTGAAACGATAGCAGAAGAACGTGTAAAAGGAATATTTATTTGAAATAATTCTATATGGAGTTATTTCATATTCCTAATTGCTTCTTGAAGCCTGTCAAATCCTTGCTCTGCCTTGAATTCATTGAAAAGCGCTTCTTCTTTTTTAGCGGCTTCCAAAGTAGCGTTTCTGTACGAATCTTTTGCGTATCCCACAAGAACGTACCAGGTTCCATCTTCCGTCATATAAGTTTTTAATATGATAGAACCCTCCAAGGTATTTGCAGTTACCTGATTGCTGACGTTTTCGGTGTACTCTATCGCTTGAGCATTCTCGCCGATTCCGCTTTCTGACATAAAATCTCTCATAAGAGTTTCAACTTGCAGTCTTATGCTTTGGGAAATTTCATCACGAGCTCTTAAAGTAGCGGCCTTCTTTGCGAGCATAGGATTTTGTTTTTTGGCAAAGCCAACTCCAAAAAGACTGTCCGGGCTTGAAGGCGGAGTCAATATAAACGAAGGCATCTTAGGTTCCTTCGTAAATTCCTCGGTACTGCCGGATCTATGTTTTGAGCCTCCACACGAAATAACACTGAATATCAAACCTAATAAGAATATTTTTTTCATCATCTCCTCCATTTATTTTTCATTACGCATTGAATTATCAAAAGTTGTATAATCCTCGTCTGAATTTACCAATATGACCTTTCTTACATTCCCCCGTTTCTGATATATACGATATAGTCTTTATTATATAATGCCACCTATTTAAAGCCTTGTTTTATATATAGCAGTATTCAGAGAATTAGGCAAGTATTATGTTCTCTGATCTGAAGTTATTCAGCTCTAATAGCCGCTGTTATTTCAATTTCTCAAAAAATCCGGAAGTTACGAACAAGTGCCGTCCCTATCTTTTGTAATAACATTTATAACATTATTATTATAATTTGAATCAAGCTTCGAACTGACAATTGAATCTGTTGAATAATCATGCCTATTTATATTGCCGAATAAATCTCCTATCCAAATATTACCAACCATTATCCTTTTATCCCGGACATGGCAATCCCTTTGGAAAAGGATTTCCGGAAGAAAAAGAATAAAATCAGAATCGGCACAGTTAATAGAACGGCGCCGGCAGTTTGGATACCCGGATAAGAACTATATTCGCCTCTTGTATAAAGACCTAATAACGCGCTCAAAGGCATCAAATCATAATCCTTAGTGACAATAATATACCACATGAATTCATCCCAAGTGCTCATGAAAGTGAAGATTGCTACGATTGCGGTGACCGATTTAGATAAGGGAAGCATCACGGAAAAAACTATCCTCAGTTCCGAACAACCATCTATTCTGGCTGCATCAATCAACTCCTGCGGAATAGTCTTATAAAATTGTACATAAAGAAAAATTGCCCAGGCGCTTACCATAAATGGAGAAAACATTCCCTGGTATGTATTTATCCAGCCTAATTCCAACATCAGCAGAAATCGCGGGATTAAAAACAAAATTGCCGGAAAAAGCATTTGGAACAGTACAAAATGATTCAAAAAATCCCGCCCTCTAAACCGTAAACGAGCCAGCGCGTAACCGGTAATAGAACCAATAAAAACAACAGAAAACGTGGCTATCGAGGATATAATTAAGCTGTTGAAAACTGACCTTATGAATGGATTGTTGAAACCGCTTTCTCCGGCTGAAAACATCAAATCATAATTTTGCAAAGTGAAGCGTGAAGGGAAAAATCTATTATAGATTTCTGATGGGATCTTGAATGAAGCCAGAATCATCCAGACGTAGGGGAAAACCATAATGATTAATCCTAATACGAGAAGAGTATAAACAATAGACAGTCCGATTACTCGTGATCGCTTTTTACTTTTCATTTCTTGGATTGCGATCATATTACGTCCCTTTCCACTGTTTTCTTTATTACAAAGACAAATATGAAACTGATGGCAGCAATAATAATTGCGAAGCTGGATCCATAGCCGGCGTGCAGCGCAGTGAACGTTTGATGATAGATTTGCATAACAAAAGTCTGAGTACTGTCAAGCGGTCCGCCACCTGTGATCATATAAGGTTCTGTAAATATATTGAAAGACAACATAATGGCAAAAACCAGAACAATGGTAAAGGAAGGGTTAAGAAGCGGAACGGTGATCCTGAAAAATTGTACCCAGTCGCTCGCCCCATCAATTGATGCCGCTTCATACAGAGATTTCGGTATTGCCTGTAATCCAGCCAAAAAAATCAGACTATAGTAACCCAAAAACTTCCAAACGACGATTAGCGCGATGGAAGCCATTGCAATATTCGGGTCAGAGAACCACGGAATAGATATATTTATTTTGCTCAGCCATGTATTTATAAGTCCATCACCGGAGAATAGAAGTCTAAAGATAATGGAATAAGCGACGCCTGCCGAGATATAGGACATCAAATATCCGGTGGCAAAGAATGATTGTAATACTTTAATCCGGCTGAGTAACAATGCCACTACGAGGGCAGAGATAATAGACAGCGGGACATATACTACCATAAAATAAAGGGAATTTTTAAAAGATATCCAGAATAAGGGATCATAGAAAACACCAATGAAATTACTTAAGCCGACGAACTCTTTTTCGGGAGAAATGATATTCCATCTTTTAAAAGCAATGACCAAACCCCACAGAAAAGGATACAGCCAAAAAATAACCGTGTGAATAATGTATGGGGCAACAAGCCCAATACCTGCTATTTTATTCAATTCTTATCCGGAAATATCGTCATTTTATTATTTATGAAAAATCCGAGGTCCCGATTCGAGTATCCTCTGAATAGCCGTATTCGCATCTTTCGATGCTTGCGCCGGTGATTTAACGCCGAAAATTATCGGCTGCCATAATTCCCTGTTGAGAATCGTCTGAATTTCAATAGTTTTTGCCGTCATCACATGAGAAACTGAAAAGTCCAGATTATCCGCATATAACTTTGCTTTAGGATTTTCATCAAAATAGGTTGTAAATACGGGATTAGTTGTCAAGTCTTCCCGCGCGGGAAGATAGTTGGTCAAATCTATCCAGAGGGAATCATGTTCTCCGCTGAAATACCATTTCATGAATTCCCAAGCCTTATCCTTATTATTTGAGGATTCAAAGATCGCCATACCTTTAGAATCAGCAAGTGTATAGATAGGCGCATCCTCCGGGTAATAATCAGGTACCAATAACGGGGCTATCTTATATTTCAGGTCAGGGTATAATTTTTTTATTCTTACCGTACTTCCTGTACCCTTTATGGAAGCAAAGAAAACTCCTTTTTCAAATCCGTCCTGTATTTCAAATCGAGGCGCGTATCCTTCATCAAACAATCTAAAATAGAACTCGGTAACCGCATTCCCATATTTGGTGTCAAGAAATGCCTCGTTTTCATCTATATCAATGAACGGTTCACCTCCTGATGCGCTGGCGTAAAGGGTTAGATAATCGAACCACCTGCTGTACCACTTTGAAGAAACGTCAACCGTCAATCCATAAACCTTGTTAGGAATACATACCTTCTCCAGCAATGCAAAAAACTCACTATAAGTTCTCGGAAGTTCGGTGATTCCGAATTTATCGAGCATTTCTTCGTTATACAAGACCATCACAGGATTTGTATAGCTCGGCATCACATAAACATGTCCTTTATAAAACCAGTTGTTCCGGACGATATTCGTCATTTTTCGCATTTCCACAACATCCCAGAAACCGGGTAACGTGTCCAGTGCGACGATTACGCCCGCATTGGCAAGCTGGGCGGCAAACCCTCCGAAGATGTTTGAAATGACATCCGGACCGGTTCTGGTGGCAATCGCCGTGAGAATTACTTCTTCAGAGGTAATACCGGCAGGTATGGTTTTCCAATCTATCTGAGTATCTTCGTGGGTGGAGTTCCATTTTTCTACTATCACTTTTTCAAATTTCGACATCTCTAAGCTCGGCGCTGTCCAATACTCAATGCCGTTGGAACCGGCATCTTTTTCTTCTGAACCGCAGGACACAAACATAGCGCATAGCGCTATTGAAATAACTCCGAATGATAAACTATTGATCATCTATTTCGGGATGTCCCTCAAATTATGATAATTCTTATAATCAGTGTCCGGAAATAAAGACTATAAAAAATCCAAAACTTCTTGCTTGCCAACTGTCGCGACGCCTATAACCGTATCAGCGCCACCATAATAAACATAATAGGTGTCATCAATCTCCGCGACCCCGCAATTGAACACAACCTTAGGAACATCCCCCTCCAATTCCCATTTCTCTTCGGGTTCAAGAATCGGTTCCTCCTGCCTCGCAATTAACTTTGCCGGATCCTCTAAATCAAATAGCGCTATCCCGAGTCTATAGAACCTATCCTTATCCACACCGTGATAAAATAAAAGCCATCCTTTATCAGTCTTTATCGGAGGCGCGCCTGCACCTATCTTTTCACAATCCCACAGTCCCTTTCGCGGCTCCATAACTTTTTTATGGCCGGTCCACTCAATAAGATCGTCTGAATATCCTATCCATATGTCAGGCATGGTTCTGTGATATATGACGTATTTTCCATTTACTTTTTCCGGGAAGATAACTGCATCTTTATTTTCCATATCCGGCAGAATTATGCCAAGCCTCTCAAAATTACGAAAGTCAGTCGTAGTGGCAAGGGCAACTCTGTTGCCGGAGCCTGACCATGCGCGATTTGAAAGAGCAGTATATGTAATATGATATTTACCGTCTATCCGAGTTATCCTTGGGTCTTCACAGCCGAACCGTTCATATTCCTCCTGAGGTTCGAATACCGGCTGATCATGGCTCTGAAAACTAAAACCGTCTGTACTTACTGCATGTCCTAACGAAGAAATATAGATGTCATATTCACCGATAGCGCGGTAAAGCAAATGGGTCTTCTCACCGTCATAAACCGCGGCACAGTTAAAGACCGCGCCACATTCCCATTTATTCTTCTTTACAGGTTTCAAAATTGGATTCCCTGAATAACGTTTAAGTTTTACGATATTTTCCCCTCCGAAAGTAAGTCTTCGATAAATTCATCCAAGTTAACCGAAGCAGCGCAACAAACTTTGTCCGCGGCGCCATAAAAAACTATGAGCGATTTGTCAACGACAACCATTCCTTCCGGAAATACCACATTGGGAACATCACCATATAATTCAAAATCTTCAATCGGTTCTAAAATGGGTTCCCGCGTACGGGCCAGCACATTCCATGGCTCTTTCAAATCCAATAACGCAGCTCCAGCCCTGTAAACTTTATTATTATCAACGCCATGATAAATCAAAAGCCAGCCGGATTCCGTTTTTATGGGAGGAGGTCCGGCCCCCAGCTTATTTCCCTCCCACTCTGCTTCCGCCTTCATTACAAGCTTATGATTTGTTATCTTCTGGTCAAGGCTATCGGTGGTGGCATACCAGATAGACGGACCTGAAGTTCCGTATTTTTCTCCTACCCAGTTAGCCGGTCGATCGAAGAAAGCATATTTTCCGTTAATTTTTTCTGGGAATAATACGACATCGCGTTCATCAGCGCCATACGGGGTGATGATTCCGTAGCGCTCAAACTCCCTGAAATTTTTGATCTTAGCTAAGGCGGTTCTGGGATGCGCGCTAAATTTTGGCATCGAAAGGCCCAACCGATGTCGTACCGCACCGGGAGGATTTGGGGTTGGTGTCACAATATACGTCAGATAAAAATCTCCGTCGATTTCAGTGACCCTTGGGTCTTCTAACGACCTCTCCCACATTTTTGCATCCGGAATCATCACAGGTTCCGATTGTCGCTCAACTAAATTTAAATCTTCATCAAATACCGCATATCCAAGATTTGAAGTGTATGGGAAATAATCTCCCACTGCGCGATAATAAAGGTGTATTTTGCCGTCTTTATAGACTGCTGACGGATTGAAAACAGCCACAAACTCCCAATCATCCCCTCTCGGTTCTAAAATGGGATTGCCGATAAAACGTTCTAATTTAATGGTACTATCTCCTTAGTTTGTCTTTGTTTGGATTTTACCTTAAAATTCAAAGGCTATTGAGAAGCTTTGAGTGTTTATCAATCTTCCAAATTCCTGATAGCTATAGTCGAACTTAATGATTACAGAGTTATTAATATTATATACAATCCCTGCACCTAAAGTTAAGTTTTCTTCGCTGTCATTCAGAAAGAGATTTTTATAACCACCCCTTAAAAATAAACGCCCATCATAGGAATATTCCATTCCTAA from Candidatus Neomarinimicrobiota bacterium includes:
- a CDS encoding carbohydrate ABC transporter permease, whose amino-acid sequence is MKSKKRSRVIGLSIVYTLLVLGLIIMVFPYVWMILASFKIPSEIYNRFFPSRFTLQNYDLMFSAGESGFNNPFIRSVFNSLIISSIATFSVVFIGSITGYALARLRFRGRDFLNHFVLFQMLFPAILFLIPRFLLMLELGWINTYQGMFSPFMVSAWAIFLYVQFYKTIPQELIDAARIDGCSELRIVFSVMLPLSKSVTAIVAIFTFMSTWDEFMWYIIVTKDYDLMPLSALLGLYTRGEYSSYPGIQTAGAVLLTVPILILFFFFRKSFSKGIAMSGIKG
- a CDS encoding sugar ABC transporter permease, whose protein sequence is MNKIAGIGLVAPYIIHTVIFWLYPFLWGLVIAFKRWNIISPEKEFVGLSNFIGVFYDPLFWISFKNSLYFMVVYVPLSIISALVVALLLSRIKVLQSFFATGYLMSYISAGVAYSIIFRLLFSGDGLINTWLSKINISIPWFSDPNIAMASIALIVVWKFLGYYSLIFLAGLQAIPKSLYEAASIDGASDWVQFFRITVPLLNPSFTIVLVFAIMLSFNIFTEPYMITGGGPLDSTQTFVMQIYHQTFTALHAGYGSSFAIIIAAISFIFVFVIKKTVERDVI
- a CDS encoding LPP20 family lipoprotein, producing MMKKIFLLGLIFSVISCGGSKHRSGSTEEFTKEPKMPSFILTPPSSPDSLFGVGFAKKQNPMLAKKAATLRARDEISQSIRLQVETLMRDFMSESGIGENAQAIEYTENVSNQVTANTLEGSIILKTYMTEDGTWYVLVGYAKDSYRNATLEAAKKEEALFNEFKAEQGFDRLQEAIRNMK
- a CDS encoding extracellular solute-binding protein, with translation MINSLSFGVISIALCAMFVSCGSEEKDAGSNGIEYWTAPSLEMSKFEKVIVEKWNSTHEDTQIDWKTIPAGITSEEVILTAIATRTGPDVISNIFGGFAAQLANAGVIVALDTLPGFWDVVEMRKMTNIVRNNWFYKGHVYVMPSYTNPVMVLYNEEMLDKFGITELPRTYSEFFALLEKVCIPNKVYGLTVDVSSKWYSRWFDYLTLYASASGGEPFIDIDENEAFLDTKYGNAVTEFYFRLFDEGYAPRFEIQDGFEKGVFFASIKGTGSTVRIKKLYPDLKYKIAPLLVPDYYPEDAPIYTLADSKGMAIFESSNNKDKAWEFMKWYFSGEHDSLWIDLTNYLPAREDLTTNPVFTTYFDENPKAKLYADNLDFSVSHVMTAKTIEIQTILNRELWQPIIFGVKSPAQASKDANTAIQRILESGPRIFHK
- a CDS encoding LPP20 family lipoprotein — encoded protein: MNKIKLSLMNSLLILFIMSAFGCSSNYSNSIADNKPAWVRNPPRSSDYYIGIGIANYTGNIEEDLRRATENAHNNLAASLRVQIESSTENIVTESSEISTDIMNYHVKSSVDMVLEDVEIVDTWTKKAKKEGYWVYVRLSKRLLREKARIKKENAKNLAKSNYQRGNESLSAGMIGSALSSFIEGYANIIEYLNEPLKVNYDGQPIVLSNALTQSIEEVLHGLKLTKLNDAVIEGQFQRSLSTPLKVILDYEGTNMSPSTSGIPVAFQPVDIKMDLQTAVIARNDNIARSTVYRLTDEKDVQYVIAKIDLGKIVSGSTEDKELENIILKSLSNLPNPSVTFKIDVANILMTDTYEFGSNVPKDAVNIIKESVRDGLTKSLGIAFTDNSARSNFSLEVKGISESLPANEYGIYFSYISYTFTLKDNQKNEVIFSNVMNRVKGAGLSESLALNKAIMNGTTKFKKELLKELTSVIEKL
- a CDS encoding glycosidase codes for the protein MVKLKRYSGNPILKPVKKNKWECGAVFNCAAVYDGEKTHLLYRAIGEYDIYISSLGHAVSTDGFSFQSHDQPVFEPQEEYERFGCEDPRITRIDGKYHITYTALSNRAWSGSGNRVALATTTDFRNFERLGIILPDMENKDAVIFPEKVNGKYVIYHRTMPDIWIGYSDDLIEWTGHKKVMEPRKGLWDCEKIGAGAPPIKTDKGWLLFYHGVDKDRFYRLGIALFDLEDPAKLIARQEEPILEPEEKWELEGDVPKVVFNCGVAEIDDTYYVYYGGADTVIGVATVGKQEVLDFL